In Vibrio marisflavi CECT 7928, the following are encoded in one genomic region:
- a CDS encoding chemotaxis protein encodes MKIEGLILDESDIIQESKVNRSTGETQLTGKLNLITTNPTDTIEVKISPDLWAKGEAGSLLKGLVGKRHQFDVEYRQFSFGNDEGKHVSLNGFHLFSLPSAK; translated from the coding sequence ATGAAAATAGAAGGATTAATACTCGATGAATCAGACATTATTCAAGAATCGAAAGTCAATCGCTCTACGGGTGAAACTCAGCTTACGGGAAAACTTAACCTCATCACTACCAACCCCACTGACACCATCGAGGTCAAAATCAGCCCCGATTTATGGGCAAAAGGCGAAGCCGGATCGCTCTTAAAAGGTTTGGTCGGTAAACGTCACCAATTCGACGTCGAATATCGCCAGTTCAGCTTTGGTAATGACGAAGGTAAGCACGTTTCGCTTAATGGCTTTCATCTATTCAGTTTGCCGAGCGCTAAGTAG
- a CDS encoding major coat protein — MNKLKQHYGKWLAVVTTPFLFAPMAHAALSTDAQAAVDAVSTTASDFVTEAWAIAIVCVVGFTGIKLFKKAISKAT; from the coding sequence ATGAACAAACTTAAGCAACATTATGGAAAGTGGTTAGCAGTGGTGACAACTCCTTTTCTTTTCGCACCGATGGCTCATGCAGCCTTGTCTACCGATGCTCAAGCGGCTGTCGATGCAGTCTCAACAACCGCGTCTGACTTTGTAACCGAAGCGTGGGCAATCGCGATTGTCTGCGTGGTCGGTTTCACCGGCATCAAGCTGTTCAAGAAAGCGATCAGCAAAGCGACATAA
- a CDS encoding DUF5455 family protein — MAIAILPLVSSIAGALSIPALAMFFGNLAAQMIAWFAAKVTKQAAINLTVIIMVIGLAAGLAAGIYALLTGISYLTPPFLNEAFSFFVPNNAVPCFSACISARFMRWVWEWQAYAIMKVAGV, encoded by the coding sequence ATGGCGATTGCAATTTTACCACTCGTTTCCAGTATTGCAGGTGCGTTAAGTATTCCCGCGTTAGCGATGTTTTTTGGTAACTTAGCTGCGCAAATGATTGCTTGGTTTGCCGCGAAAGTGACGAAACAAGCAGCGATAAACTTAACCGTAATTATCATGGTGATTGGATTAGCCGCAGGTCTGGCGGCGGGTATCTATGCGTTATTAACGGGTATTTCCTATCTGACACCACCATTTCTGAATGAAGCGTTTTCGTTCTTTGTGCCTAACAATGCGGTGCCGTGTTTTAGTGCCTGTATCTCTGCGCGCTTTATGCGTTGGGTTTGGGAATGGCAAGCGTACGCGATCATGAAAGTGGCAGGTGTGTAG
- a CDS encoding zonular occludens toxin domain-containing protein, whose product MAVYFVTGKLGAGKSLTSVGRIRDAFYRGVPVATNLDIRLVPMLGRKTKKTRLFRVPDKPSLADLEALGNGNPSYDESKNGLLVLDECGTWFNSRTWNDKSRQDVINWFLHARKLGWDIIFIVQDISIVDKQARLALAEHTVFCRRLDRMQIPILSALIRTISLGVIKLKLPKLHVGIVKYGDSSQSITVDKWMLWGSDLYASYDTKQAFSDHYNKGTYSVLPTWYTHGRYSVTLTLRNVMRLTKIYARKFSRFTMFTLGALLSLGVSLYFSPNTEVSQTTEPITKTVKRLDLSGYTIASYMNAPNRPLSFELDNNGKRISSVQLLELGYTFNNSSRCSITISQGSHHEKLHC is encoded by the coding sequence ATGGCCGTTTACTTTGTCACGGGTAAACTTGGCGCAGGCAAATCGCTGACTTCTGTAGGCCGAATACGCGACGCCTTTTATCGTGGTGTGCCCGTGGCAACGAACTTGGATATTCGTTTAGTGCCGATGCTTGGCAGAAAAACTAAGAAAACACGATTGTTCCGCGTGCCGGATAAACCTAGCCTTGCGGACTTGGAAGCGCTTGGAAATGGCAATCCCAGTTACGATGAATCGAAAAACGGTCTGCTTGTTCTTGATGAATGTGGTACGTGGTTTAACTCCAGAACGTGGAACGACAAATCTCGTCAAGATGTGATCAACTGGTTTCTGCATGCGCGTAAGCTTGGTTGGGATATTATCTTCATCGTTCAAGATATATCCATTGTTGATAAGCAAGCACGTTTGGCCTTGGCCGAACACACCGTGTTTTGTCGCCGTCTCGATAGAATGCAGATCCCTATTTTATCGGCACTGATTCGAACCATTAGCCTTGGCGTGATTAAACTCAAGCTGCCTAAATTGCATGTGGGCATTGTGAAATATGGTGATAGTTCGCAGTCGATAACCGTTGATAAATGGATGCTTTGGGGCAGTGATTTATACGCTAGTTACGACACAAAACAAGCCTTTTCCGACCACTACAACAAAGGCACATACAGCGTTTTACCCACTTGGTACACACATGGACGCTACAGTGTCACGTTAACCCTGAGAAATGTTATGCGCTTAACTAAAATCTACGCGCGGAAGTTCTCGCGCTTTACCATGTTTACCCTCGGTGCCCTTCTCTCGCTTGGCGTCTCGCTCTACTTTTCACCCAATACCGAAGTGAGCCAAACTACTGAACCCATCACCAAAACAGTCAAACGACTCGATTTATCGGGCTATACAATCGCTAGCTATATGAATGCGCCCAATCGCCCTTTGTCATTTGAGTTAGACAACAATGGCAAGCGTATTAGCAGTGTTCAGCTTCTAGAGCTTGGGTACACATTCAACAACAGCTCTCGATGCTCAATCACCATCAGCCAAGGTAGCCACCATGAAAAACTGCACTGCTAA
- a CDS encoding secretin N-terminal domain-containing protein has translation MSRQAKRVSFLLLLLLSFSVVANEPTTFETSNTPISEFVSWYAAESGQTIVLGQGVTGTVSFTAKGLKPSEYPAFFNSVLRSHGYMLNIENGIYVVRPNAHAITEVEPSFVKLYRLDHVRNTKVTDLISSMLSATQTQSVNNQPIKNYNVEVLPTTNAVIITGTRNQLEQIDALMKGIDRPQRQVFIEAVITETSIDKSHEVGVNLEAAFGKAGFITNTVVADLTSDNVVMYDSGNFDALVKAISSDENAKLLSRPNMLIMDRERGYITVGQNVPFIIAKEVTDGGNTIQQIERKDVGVSLDVIPHIMGDDVILQIAQESQSVTNSTAAADIITNKRTLQTMVKVKSQQTIVLGGLISDEEKVSESGVPVLKDIPVLGWFFSSEKTVHQQKELRVVIKTTVL, from the coding sequence ATGAGCAGACAAGCAAAGCGCGTCAGTTTTCTATTGCTTCTTCTATTGTCTTTTTCAGTGGTGGCTAATGAACCGACGACCTTCGAAACGTCCAACACTCCGATATCTGAATTTGTGTCATGGTATGCGGCTGAATCTGGCCAAACCATTGTGCTTGGCCAAGGTGTGACTGGGACGGTGAGTTTTACGGCTAAAGGTTTAAAGCCAAGCGAGTACCCTGCTTTCTTCAATTCTGTGCTGCGCTCTCATGGCTACATGCTCAATATTGAAAATGGTATCTACGTTGTGCGGCCAAATGCGCACGCTATTACTGAAGTTGAGCCGTCGTTCGTTAAGCTCTATCGACTAGACCATGTTCGCAATACCAAAGTGACAGACTTAATTTCATCTATGCTTAGCGCCACGCAAACTCAAAGCGTGAACAATCAACCTATCAAGAATTACAACGTGGAAGTGCTACCAACAACCAATGCCGTGATCATCACGGGCACACGCAATCAACTAGAACAAATCGACGCTCTGATGAAAGGCATCGACCGACCACAACGCCAAGTCTTTATTGAAGCTGTCATTACTGAGACCTCTATCGATAAATCACATGAGGTCGGCGTGAATCTCGAAGCGGCTTTTGGTAAAGCTGGATTTATCACCAATACCGTTGTTGCAGACTTAACTTCGGATAATGTCGTCATGTATGACAGTGGCAACTTTGATGCACTAGTGAAAGCCATATCGAGCGACGAAAATGCCAAACTGCTTTCACGGCCAAACATGTTAATCATGGATAGAGAGCGCGGCTACATTACGGTGGGTCAAAATGTCCCATTCATTATTGCCAAAGAAGTGACCGACGGCGGCAATACTATTCAGCAAATTGAGCGCAAAGATGTTGGCGTATCGCTCGATGTAATTCCGCATATTATGGGTGACGATGTGATCCTGCAAATTGCTCAAGAATCTCAATCAGTCACTAACTCCACAGCAGCGGCTGATATCATTACCAACAAGCGGACTCTTCAAACGATGGTCAAAGTTAAAAGCCAGCAGACTATTGTGCTTGGTGGGCTAATCTCCGATGAGGAAAAAGTCAGTGAATCAGGGGTGCCGGTTCTTAAAGACATCCCTGTATTAGGTTGGTTTTTTAGTTCAGAAAAAACCGTGCATCAGCAAAAAGAACTGCGCGTGGTGATTAAAACGACGGTTCTTTAA
- a CDS encoding regulator has product MKYHQMTKNYIFRKLECGLNKNQTATLCCKSVRTVSLWDSGSPIPEECKRLMRMSRGRELSPSEDWQQFRMHYDRLELPTGQLVSPQQILLGIALAEINSELEIKTSTHVVKLARAIADIKVRKLKEPSF; this is encoded by the coding sequence ATGAAGTACCATCAAATGACCAAGAACTACATTTTTAGAAAACTGGAGTGTGGACTCAATAAAAATCAAACAGCTACACTGTGTTGTAAGTCAGTAAGAACCGTTAGTCTTTGGGATTCAGGCTCTCCAATACCAGAAGAATGTAAGCGGTTAATGAGAATGAGCAGGGGCAGAGAGCTTAGTCCGTCAGAAGATTGGCAGCAATTTCGAATGCATTATGACAGATTAGAGCTACCAACAGGTCAGCTAGTATCACCACAACAAATACTGCTAGGCATCGCGCTTGCCGAAATCAACTCAGAGCTAGAAATAAAAACCTCTACTCATGTGGTAAAACTCGCCAGAGCCATTGCCGATATAAAGGTGCGCAAGCTTAAAGAACCGTCGTTTTAA
- a CDS encoding AAA family ATPase, with protein MIESIYLDNYKKFVDFELNNLKTINVISGSNNTGKTSILEALFFLCDRLSPDNMLRQYTIRNVKSYTINSQGQMWQMIFNDYDLTKKITIKITDSNGNEEVATYNHLDKANNEIISIQNQSVNSSNIVSTSSADISSLHSEFEINKKKCGDTYFYIRDNKLALSHKDLKLSDLTKVAIFVNSTSNATNKEDMDRLGKLIVNRRIEDIIASLQIIEPKLKSINIIPEANMPTVYCDTGLSRQYPLYHMGEGISKFLSILISICSVQNGLVCIDELENGIHYSLFPKVWGIIDKLAKDNNNQIFVTTHNHDLLKGLNTFCQESKDSSVEFIRIDETKSGLVAKNYDSEMLSAAMDRQWEIR; from the coding sequence GTGATTGAGTCAATTTATCTTGACAATTATAAAAAGTTTGTTGATTTCGAACTTAACAATCTGAAAACAATAAATGTCATATCAGGTTCTAACAACACTGGTAAGACAAGTATATTAGAGGCATTATTTTTCTTATGTGATCGTCTTTCTCCAGATAATATGTTGAGGCAATATACTATACGAAATGTTAAGTCATACACAATTAACTCTCAAGGCCAAATGTGGCAAATGATTTTTAATGACTATGATTTGACAAAAAAAATCACGATTAAAATAACTGATAGCAATGGAAATGAAGAAGTTGCAACATACAACCATTTAGATAAAGCAAATAATGAAATTATTTCCATTCAGAATCAATCTGTAAACAGTAGTAATATTGTCTCTACAAGTTCTGCTGATATATCCTCACTTCACTCTGAATTTGAAATTAACAAAAAGAAATGTGGTGATACTTACTTTTACATAAGAGATAATAAGTTAGCTCTTTCACATAAGGACTTAAAGCTCTCAGATTTAACTAAGGTAGCCATTTTTGTAAATTCGACATCTAATGCTACGAATAAAGAGGATATGGATCGACTTGGTAAACTAATAGTTAATAGAAGAATTGAAGATATTATTGCTAGCTTGCAAATTATTGAACCTAAGCTCAAATCTATCAACATTATACCTGAAGCGAATATGCCAACTGTATATTGTGATACAGGCTTGTCTAGGCAGTATCCTTTGTATCATATGGGAGAAGGTATATCTAAGTTTCTTTCCATACTAATATCGATATGCTCTGTTCAAAATGGATTGGTCTGCATTGACGAACTAGAAAATGGTATACATTACTCTCTATTTCCTAAAGTATGGGGAATCATCGATAAATTAGCAAAAGACAATAACAATCAAATATTTGTTACCACTCATAATCACGATTTATTAAAAGGACTGAATACATTCTGCCAAGAGTCAAAAGATAGCTCAGTCGAGTTTATTCGAATTGATGAAACGAAATCTGGTCTTGTTGCAAAAAATTATGACTCTGAAATGTTGTCTGCTGCGATGGATAGACAGTGGGAAATTAGATAA
- a CDS encoding DUF3226 domain-containing protein codes for MNKLMLVEGKDEVGFFKEFLRKKNIEGIRIREVGGKDKIKSELKVVLQERGIEDLETLIVVQDADNSKASALQSLKATFSNLGLPVPDSDLEFRKNGKHPFKCGFYIMPGVDEQGMLEDLLLSSCTQETVKEEAIKYIERIEELSNERNDVKKPRNMAKAKLHAYLSGLEKHKPNIGLAVKASCFNLDSNKFDGLTTFLNDA; via the coding sequence ATGAATAAGTTAATGTTGGTTGAAGGTAAAGATGAAGTTGGTTTTTTTAAAGAATTTCTTAGGAAGAAAAATATAGAGGGCATTCGTATACGTGAAGTAGGTGGTAAAGACAAGATTAAGTCAGAGCTTAAAGTTGTTCTGCAAGAACGCGGTATTGAAGATTTGGAAACGTTAATTGTTGTCCAAGATGCAGACAACTCTAAGGCATCTGCTTTGCAAAGCTTAAAAGCGACATTTAGCAACCTTGGCCTCCCAGTGCCTGATAGTGATTTGGAGTTTAGAAAAAATGGTAAGCATCCTTTCAAGTGTGGCTTTTACATAATGCCGGGTGTGGATGAACAAGGTATGTTAGAAGATCTTCTTCTTAGCAGTTGTACTCAAGAAACAGTTAAGGAAGAAGCTATTAAATACATAGAACGAATAGAAGAGCTCTCCAACGAAAGAAATGATGTTAAAAAGCCTAGAAATATGGCAAAGGCGAAGCTTCATGCATACTTATCTGGCTTAGAAAAACACAAGCCAAATATTGGTTTGGCTGTTAAAGCTAGCTGCTTCAACTTAGATTCTAATAAGTTTGATGGGCTTACTACGTTTCTTAATGATGCGTAA
- a CDS encoding regulator: MRRKHSHCTQLDEFGIFTKINCTLTIKQVAELCFKSVRTVSMWNSGKRPIPPECARLIRMYERRELGVGKNWKDFKMVGEQLILPTNQAVTPQQILIAVGVLEISAPNDYSYVKNILRYARVLASYEAKNRPS; this comes from the coding sequence ATGAGACGTAAGCACAGCCATTGCACTCAACTCGATGAATTCGGAATTTTCACAAAAATAAACTGCACGTTAACGATAAAACAAGTCGCTGAACTTTGTTTTAAAAGTGTGAGGACGGTCTCCATGTGGAACTCAGGTAAACGTCCCATACCACCGGAATGCGCTCGACTTATTCGTATGTATGAGAGAAGAGAGCTTGGAGTTGGAAAAAACTGGAAAGATTTTAAAATGGTAGGAGAGCAACTAATTCTCCCAACTAACCAAGCTGTCACTCCACAACAAATTCTAATCGCAGTAGGAGTGTTAGAGATATCAGCACCAAATGACTATTCGTACGTGAAAAATATTCTAAGGTACGCTAGGGTATTAGCATCATACGAAGCAAAGAATAGACCTTCGTGA
- a CDS encoding substrate-binding periplasmic protein yields the protein MDKYRKIWVFVLTLLFSNLANAETLVAHCRDRSPELIPTHNGCSGPVAEIIDIASNRIGLEVSWITVPWARTIKVAEYGGVDIIPRHSMNQIREAFLNGVAYGYQKRNVYYMISPQSDVEVNDLNDLEGLKVGALRGSFYSENFANAQHFKKFFFNDTEQIIKMLIKGRIDVAVMSSNHHEEKFRAESGLRQARYVDVFYNGRYISMPIESPMVKYWPMLKEQIDAMRTDGEIEKIFKKYHLPPPEQK from the coding sequence TTGGATAAATATAGAAAGATATGGGTGTTTGTGCTGACGTTATTGTTTTCTAATCTAGCAAACGCAGAAACATTAGTAGCCCACTGTAGAGACAGGTCTCCAGAACTGATACCTACACACAATGGCTGCAGTGGTCCCGTAGCTGAAATTATTGATATAGCATCAAATCGAATCGGTCTAGAGGTTTCTTGGATTACAGTTCCTTGGGCTAGAACCATCAAAGTAGCTGAATATGGTGGCGTTGATATCATCCCGAGGCACTCTATGAATCAGATACGTGAAGCCTTTTTAAACGGCGTTGCATACGGCTATCAAAAACGTAACGTATATTACATGATATCCCCACAATCAGATGTTGAAGTTAATGATCTGAATGACCTCGAAGGGCTAAAAGTTGGCGCGTTGAGAGGAAGTTTTTACTCTGAAAACTTTGCTAACGCACAACACTTTAAAAAGTTCTTTTTCAACGACACGGAACAGATTATTAAAATGCTTATCAAAGGTCGGATAGATGTTGCGGTCATGTCCTCAAATCATCACGAAGAAAAATTTCGCGCCGAATCAGGCCTACGCCAAGCCCGCTATGTGGATGTATTTTACAACGGAAGATATATCAGTATGCCAATAGAATCACCTATGGTTAAGTATTGGCCTATGTTAAAAGAACAAATTGACGCAATGAGAACCGATGGAGAGATAGAAAAAATCTTCAAGAAATATCACCTCCCGCCTCCCGAACAGAAATAA